A single window of Paenibacillus sp. FSL H8-0537 DNA harbors:
- a CDS encoding iron-hydroxamate ABC transporter substrate-binding protein translates to MKKLFLPFLLVLMLVISACGNGAASNGNASNAAASTAPSESPAASDAGASTEPAATGTITYQSEQGPVEVPANPQRVIVLSSYAGNVMALGVNLVGVDDWSKMNPNFEETLKDVEAVTDESLEKIIELQPDLIIGLSTLKNVDKLKQIAPTITYTYGKVDYLTQQLEIGKLLNKEKEAAAWVEDFKARAQKAGEDIKAKIGAASTISVIESFDKQLYVFGDNWGRGTEILYQEMKLNMPEKVKEMALKDGYYALSAEVLPQYAGDYVIFSKNPDADNAFQNTDTYKNIPAVKNGHLYEVNAKAFYFNDPITLEYQLEFFIKSLLG, encoded by the coding sequence TTGAAAAAGCTTTTTCTTCCATTCTTACTTGTCCTTATGCTCGTAATCAGCGCCTGTGGCAATGGTGCAGCCTCGAACGGCAACGCCAGCAATGCAGCGGCATCTACTGCACCATCCGAATCACCAGCAGCCAGCGATGCAGGGGCTTCCACAGAGCCAGCGGCAACGGGAACGATAACGTACCAATCGGAGCAAGGTCCTGTCGAGGTACCGGCAAACCCGCAGCGCGTAATCGTGCTTTCCTCTTATGCGGGTAACGTGATGGCGCTCGGCGTAAACCTCGTCGGCGTAGACGACTGGTCCAAGATGAACCCTAACTTCGAAGAGACATTGAAGGATGTTGAAGCAGTAACCGACGAAAGCCTGGAGAAAATCATTGAGCTCCAGCCAGACCTGATTATCGGCCTTTCCACCCTCAAAAACGTGGATAAGCTGAAGCAAATCGCCCCAACAATTACTTACACCTACGGTAAAGTGGACTACCTGACACAGCAGCTCGAAATAGGCAAGCTGCTCAACAAAGAGAAAGAAGCAGCCGCTTGGGTTGAAGACTTTAAGGCTCGCGCTCAAAAAGCTGGCGAAGACATTAAAGCGAAAATCGGTGCAGCTTCCACCATTTCCGTTATTGAAAGCTTCGATAAGCAGCTTTATGTGTTTGGCGACAACTGGGGACGCGGCACTGAAATTCTGTATCAGGAAATGAAGCTGAACATGCCGGAGAAAGTAAAAGAAATGGCATTGAAGGACGGCTATTATGCCTTGTCCGCTGAAGTGCTGCCGCAATATGCTGGCGACTATGTTATTTTTAGCAAAAATCCCGATGCCGACAATGCGTTCCAGAACACCGATACGTATAAAAATATTCCTGCCGTGAAAAATGGCCACCTCTACGAAGTCAATGCGAAAGCCTTCTACTTCAACGATCCGATTACGCTGGAATATCAGCTGGAATTCTTCATTAAGAGCCTGCTGGGCTAA
- a CDS encoding iron ABC transporter permease, with protein sequence MKNMKRSIPFIFKLLGCLFIFVVLFVLSQIYGAADATAKDVWLAIASDEVSDSILVIRELRLPREVAGILVGAALAVAGTIMQGVTRNPLADPGLLGLSSGASMALALILAFAPGVGTFGIMLACFLGAALGASLVLLLSAMRRGQLSPTRIILAGAAVSAFLYAVSEAVGLYFKISKDVSMWTAGGLIGTTWDQVQAISPVIIIGVVIATLLSKQLTIMSLSDDVAVSLGQRLVLIKALLFVVVIVLTGASVALVGNIAFVGLMIPHIVRTFAGTDYRAIMPLSAITGASFMLLADTMGRTIHAPYETPVAAIVAMMGLPFFLFVVNKGGGKRS encoded by the coding sequence ATGAAGAACATGAAGCGCTCCATCCCTTTTATTTTCAAACTGCTTGGCTGTCTATTCATCTTTGTCGTCTTATTTGTACTATCGCAAATTTATGGCGCGGCAGATGCTACCGCCAAGGACGTATGGCTGGCGATTGCTTCAGATGAGGTGAGCGACAGCATTCTCGTCATTCGCGAGCTGCGGCTGCCGCGTGAGGTAGCCGGTATTTTGGTAGGAGCCGCGCTCGCTGTGGCTGGAACCATTATGCAGGGCGTTACCCGCAACCCGCTTGCCGATCCGGGATTGCTTGGCCTGTCCTCGGGGGCGAGCATGGCGCTGGCGCTTATCCTTGCTTTTGCTCCAGGCGTAGGCACGTTCGGCATTATGCTGGCCTGTTTTTTAGGCGCGGCGCTGGGCGCTTCTCTCGTCCTGCTGCTTAGTGCCATGCGCAGAGGCCAGCTGTCCCCTACCCGAATCATTCTTGCCGGTGCGGCGGTATCTGCTTTTCTATACGCCGTATCCGAAGCGGTCGGTCTTTATTTTAAAATATCCAAGGATGTATCCATGTGGACGGCTGGAGGGCTAATTGGTACGACGTGGGATCAAGTTCAAGCGATTTCTCCCGTTATTATTATTGGGGTTGTAATCGCAACGCTGCTCTCGAAGCAGCTCACCATTATGAGCCTCAGCGATGATGTGGCCGTTAGCTTGGGCCAGCGGCTCGTGCTGATTAAAGCTTTGTTGTTCGTTGTCGTGATTGTGCTGACGGGCGCATCGGTCGCCCTTGTTGGCAATATTGCCTTTGTCGGCCTCATGATTCCGCATATTGTCCGTACCTTCGCGGGCACCGATTACCGTGCCATTATGCCTTTATCCGCCATTACGGGCGCTTCTTTCATGCTGCTGGCCGATACGATGGGGCGTACCATTCATGCGCCATACGAGACGCCCGTTGCTGCCATTGTTGCGATGATGGGTTTGCCTTTCTTCCTGTTTGTCGTAAATAAAGGAGGGGGAAAACGCTCATGA
- a CDS encoding iron ABC transporter permease has protein sequence MIPTALIRKQRLIVLSSLLLIVATAIVSMGLGASSLSYNRLIPVLLGDGVFKENFVLFSVRMPRIIITLLAGMALALSGSILQSITRNDLADPGIIGINSGAGVAIAIFFLYVPIDVGSFVYVLPLVAFIGAVITAGLIYLFSYRRSEGLNPVKLILTGVGFSLALSGIMIVIISAAERQKVTFIAQWLAGSIWGTDWPFIWSLLPWLAILIPFTLYKSTRLNLLGLGEPTAIGVGLRVERERLVLLLTAVALAASAVAVTGGIAFVGLMAPHIAKSLVGPRNQLFIPVAILMGGWLLLLADTVGRNLVDPDGIAAGIMVSLIGVPYFAYLLLKK, from the coding sequence ATGATTCCAACTGCTCTTATTCGAAAACAACGGCTCATCGTCCTGTCCAGCTTGCTGCTTATTGTTGCGACTGCCATTGTCAGCATGGGCCTAGGCGCTTCGTCACTGTCCTATAATCGGCTCATTCCGGTCCTGCTCGGCGATGGGGTGTTTAAAGAAAATTTCGTACTGTTCTCAGTACGGATGCCGCGCATTATTATTACGCTGCTGGCAGGCATGGCACTAGCCTTGTCCGGCTCCATCCTGCAAAGCATTACGCGCAACGATCTTGCCGATCCCGGCATTATTGGCATCAACTCGGGGGCAGGCGTCGCCATCGCGATCTTCTTTCTTTATGTTCCGATAGACGTCGGCTCATTCGTCTATGTTTTGCCGCTGGTCGCATTTATCGGCGCGGTCATAACAGCGGGGCTGATCTATTTGTTCTCCTACCGCCGTTCGGAGGGACTGAACCCCGTCAAGCTTATTCTGACCGGTGTCGGCTTCTCGCTTGCGCTGTCCGGTATTATGATTGTCATTATTTCCGCGGCAGAACGACAGAAGGTGACGTTTATTGCCCAGTGGCTGGCGGGAAGCATTTGGGGGACCGATTGGCCGTTCATTTGGTCGCTGCTGCCGTGGCTCGCCATCTTGATTCCATTTACGCTGTACAAATCCACGCGCCTGAATCTGCTTGGGCTTGGCGAGCCCACCGCCATTGGCGTCGGCCTGCGGGTCGAGCGCGAGCGCCTCGTCCTGCTGCTGACCGCTGTCGCTCTTGCTGCCTCAGCGGTAGCTGTGACCGGCGGCATCGCCTTCGTCGGACTTATGGCGCCGCATATCGCCAAGTCGCTTGTCGGTCCGCGCAACCAGCTGTTTATTCCCGTCGCCATCTTGATGGGCGGCTGGCTCCTCCTGCTGGCCGATACAGTCGGACGCAATCTCGTCGATCCGGACGGCATTGCCGCAGGCATTATGGTTTCGCTAATCGGCGTACCTTATTTTGCTTATTTGCTGCTCAAAAAATAA
- a CDS encoding anti-sigma factor, which translates to MEEKKLCDLTLEVLSGTCTEEEQLAFERHLSSCKACQVEMEELRMAWEAIPVDMEWLEPPIDLKQQVMDAVLAAEEQQRAEQTNKMGGTNRISWRKRRKRSYMAASAVLLLIMLTASLLGNVWLYQEKSKLPLPIDQALSLPAAEIQQMVLLETVAQQGESSGVVCVVGSGQNTQFVVYLFGAAKTIDDESYQVWLVKDGVRQSAGTMRVANDQGVAVLAVPLASEKLSFDSIGITLEPDDQGAQPRGKQIYRSV; encoded by the coding sequence GTGGAGGAAAAGAAGCTTTGTGATTTGACGCTAGAGGTTCTGTCAGGAACTTGTACCGAGGAGGAGCAGCTTGCCTTTGAACGGCATCTCTCCAGCTGTAAAGCTTGTCAGGTTGAAATGGAAGAGCTGCGTATGGCATGGGAGGCAATTCCTGTCGATATGGAATGGTTGGAGCCACCAATAGATTTGAAGCAGCAGGTTATGGATGCGGTGCTTGCGGCTGAGGAGCAGCAAAGAGCGGAACAAACAAACAAGATGGGCGGGACAAACAGAATAAGCTGGCGTAAGCGAAGGAAAAGATCATATATGGCCGCATCGGCCGTTTTGCTGTTGATCATGCTGACAGCCAGCTTGCTCGGGAATGTATGGTTGTATCAGGAAAAATCAAAGCTTCCGCTGCCCATTGATCAAGCGCTAAGCTTGCCTGCAGCCGAAATACAGCAAATGGTGCTGTTGGAGACGGTGGCGCAGCAGGGGGAGAGCTCAGGCGTAGTATGCGTTGTGGGAAGCGGACAAAATACGCAGTTTGTTGTCTATTTGTTCGGCGCTGCAAAAACAATTGACGATGAGTCTTATCAAGTATGGCTGGTTAAGGATGGCGTTCGTCAAAGCGCCGGAACGATGCGTGTCGCCAACGATCAGGGTGTTGCTGTATTGGCGGTTCCGCTAGCATCGGAGAAGCTGTCATTTGACTCCATCGGTATTACGCTGGAACCGGATGATCAGGGCGCGCAGCCAAGGGGCAAGCAAATATACCGCTCAGTCTAA
- a CDS encoding sigma-70 family RNA polymerase sigma factor gives MRNHSDYELMLLVKRKRHDALSELYDRYAVLVYSFARKAVRNEQAAREIVQSVFVRLWTTESEYHSEKGQFKSWLLTITRNLATDWLRKQRRQDADIISYLPEELEQFVDKRAASPEEYVERESLKAQLQSAYRFLSKQQIELLEHFYWHGYSLSELAARYKEPLGTVKSRLHQALKILRRHLAVEGEG, from the coding sequence ATGCGGAATCATTCCGATTATGAACTGATGCTGCTCGTAAAGCGAAAGCGGCATGATGCTTTGTCCGAGTTATATGACCGTTATGCGGTATTGGTATATTCCTTTGCCCGAAAAGCGGTGAGAAACGAGCAGGCCGCCCGTGAGATTGTACAATCTGTTTTTGTACGGCTGTGGACGACCGAATCGGAGTACCATTCAGAAAAAGGGCAATTTAAGAGCTGGCTGCTTACGATAACCCGCAATCTGGCAACGGATTGGCTGCGTAAGCAGCGCAGGCAGGATGCTGATATCATTTCCTATCTCCCAGAGGAGCTGGAGCAGTTCGTCGATAAACGGGCTGCTTCACCTGAGGAATATGTGGAGCGTGAATCGCTGAAGGCTCAGCTCCAAAGCGCCTATCGCTTTCTGTCGAAACAGCAAATAGAGCTTCTGGAGCATTTTTATTGGCATGGATATAGCCTGAGCGAGTTAGCTGCCCGTTATAAGGAGCCGCTTGGAACAGTCAAAAGCAGATTGCATCAAGCATTAAAAATATTACGCAGACATCTGGCAGTTGAAGGGGAGGGATGA
- a CDS encoding plastocyanin/azurin family copper-binding protein: protein MEASSEGNQSGTAAETNVETNTQNGNAEIKTEDQPHKEHEAKPSDTAQTDKPDEIATENADKPSTAKKDETKGNGSGTTSAHKDTSAKETPAKSGNAAASASPQDKVSVIKPTVTPKPVATPEVSSSSSTPASSKPTKTPVAQPASVTHVVEIVDFAFSIAELDIKVGDKVAFINRDKMKHTATANDKSFDTGLLGEGEKKIITFDKEGDFSYFCTPHPGMTGLIKVTAG, encoded by the coding sequence ATGGAAGCATCATCAGAAGGAAATCAGTCGGGAACAGCAGCTGAGACAAATGTTGAGACTAACACCCAAAACGGCAACGCAGAGATTAAGACGGAGGATCAGCCTCATAAAGAACATGAAGCTAAACCAAGCGATACAGCCCAAACCGATAAACCGGATGAAATAGCTACAGAAAATGCAGACAAGCCGTCAACGGCGAAGAAGGATGAAACAAAGGGAAATGGAAGCGGCACAACATCGGCTCACAAGGACACTAGTGCAAAAGAAACGCCAGCTAAAAGTGGCAATGCAGCAGCATCTGCGAGCCCGCAGGACAAGGTGAGCGTAATTAAGCCAACGGTGACGCCTAAGCCTGTTGCTACACCAGAGGTGAGTTCTAGCAGCTCAACACCGGCATCTTCCAAGCCTACGAAGACACCAGTTGCACAGCCTGCTAGTGTTACACATGTCGTTGAAATTGTAGACTTTGCGTTTTCGATTGCCGAATTGGATATTAAGGTCGGAGACAAGGTGGCGTTTATTAATCGAGATAAAATGAAGCATACAGCAACCGCGAATGATAAATCTTTTGATACGGGTTTGTTGGGTGAAGGTGAAAAAAAGATCATTACCTTTGATAAAGAGGGAGATTTCAGCTATTTCTGCACCCCTCACCCAGGCATGACGGGCTTAATTAAGGTGACGGCCGGCTGA
- a CDS encoding plastocyanin/azurin family copper-binding protein has product MRKGKSLIVAFVICAFLVMPFATATAAEEGQKAGEQVQTYAQTAESLGLLVGEGKGVNAAYLAKKSTRIQAALISLRLQGKLAEALAYKGSRTFADASLAGKSNQPVLAYLKDHPQAGWSGSGGAKFDPLSPISSQQLYKAILESMGYKAGSDFQYKLTESFAAGKGLVQISGTAALTNSHIATALIEALSATTAHGHSLLDMLKAEGVIKETALASSEQIALRSNEKLGTYFTDGKGRALYLFTKDAQDLNACTGSCIENWPLFTSENLQIPTSLNAADFTTLTRKDGTKQWMYKGWPLYYFIKDSMPGDVQGEAVSDVWFVAKPDYSVMLGTNSVLGHYLTDSMGRTLYYFDNDTPQTSVCEGQCLVNWPAYSIAGGSVPSTLSKADFGSIKRVDGTTQATYKGYPLYTFIADKAHGDTMGQDVNNVWFVIDPAKFTGTTAGEAAATAASTAKTYRVDIKDFSFGSGPLTVEAGSTIIFTNLDDMKHNAVAKNGTFAIPLIGKGESASIKLDKPGTYDYFCEPHKSFMTGQIIVK; this is encoded by the coding sequence ATGAGAAAAGGAAAAAGCTTGATTGTCGCTTTTGTAATTTGTGCATTCCTTGTAATGCCATTTGCCACGGCCACTGCCGCGGAGGAAGGTCAGAAGGCGGGCGAGCAGGTACAGACCTATGCTCAAACGGCGGAGTCGCTAGGCTTACTGGTTGGAGAGGGAAAAGGTGTGAACGCGGCTTATCTGGCCAAAAAGAGCACCCGAATCCAGGCAGCGCTTATTTCGCTTCGTCTGCAAGGTAAGCTTGCGGAAGCGCTCGCCTATAAAGGCAGCCGTACCTTTGCGGATGCCAGTCTGGCAGGAAAGAGCAATCAGCCGGTGCTTGCTTATTTAAAGGATCATCCGCAAGCAGGCTGGTCCGGCTCGGGTGGAGCGAAGTTCGACCCGCTCTCACCGATCAGCTCGCAGCAGTTGTATAAGGCGATATTGGAATCAATGGGCTACAAAGCAGGGAGTGACTTCCAATACAAACTCACCGAATCATTTGCCGCTGGCAAAGGTCTTGTCCAGATTTCCGGAACTGCCGCATTGACCAACAGCCATATCGCTACTGCGTTGATCGAAGCGCTCTCGGCGACTACAGCTCATGGTCATTCGCTGCTCGATATGTTGAAGGCGGAAGGTGTTATTAAGGAAACGGCGCTGGCCAGCAGCGAACAGATTGCCTTGCGCTCAAATGAGAAGCTAGGCACCTATTTCACTGACGGGAAAGGACGCGCCTTGTATTTGTTCACGAAGGATGCGCAGGATTTGAATGCTTGCACAGGCTCATGTATTGAAAATTGGCCTCTATTTACCTCTGAGAATTTGCAAATTCCGACATCTCTTAACGCAGCTGATTTCACTACGCTTACACGCAAGGACGGTACGAAGCAGTGGATGTATAAAGGCTGGCCGTTGTATTACTTCATTAAGGATTCGATGCCGGGCGATGTACAGGGTGAAGCGGTTTCGGATGTTTGGTTTGTAGCCAAGCCGGATTATTCCGTAATGCTTGGAACGAACAGCGTGCTGGGTCATTATTTGACAGATAGCATGGGACGCACGCTGTACTATTTTGACAACGATACTCCGCAGACAAGCGTATGTGAAGGTCAATGTCTTGTTAATTGGCCAGCATACAGCATAGCAGGAGGCAGTGTGCCATCCACCTTGTCCAAAGCTGATTTTGGCTCCATCAAGCGAGTGGACGGAACAACTCAGGCAACCTATAAAGGATATCCGTTATATACGTTTATTGCGGACAAAGCTCATGGCGATACGATGGGGCAAGATGTGAATAACGTCTGGTTCGTAATCGATCCGGCTAAGTTTACAGGTACTACTGCCGGGGAAGCGGCTGCTACAGCTGCATCGACAGCCAAAACGTATCGTGTCGATATTAAGGATTTTTCATTTGGTTCTGGCCCGTTAACGGTTGAGGCAGGATCGACGATCATCTTCACCAATCTGGACGATATGAAGCATAACGCAGTGGCCAAGAACGGAACCTTCGCCATTCCGCTGATTGGCAAAGGTGAATCGGCTTCCATTAAGCTGGATAAGCCAGGAACGTATGATTATTTTTGCGAGCCCCACAAAAGTTTTATGACCGGCCAAATTATTGTAAAGTGA
- a CDS encoding CxxH/CxxC protein, whose product MYCVCKKHVELAIDKFVDEYEDAPDIVDLKETEFADWDPPRKCDLCEDGALFLVV is encoded by the coding sequence ATGTATTGTGTATGCAAAAAACACGTGGAGCTAGCGATCGATAAGTTCGTTGATGAGTACGAGGACGCGCCGGATATCGTAGATTTGAAGGAAACGGAATTTGCAGACTGGGACCCGCCGCGTAAATGCGATTTATGCGAGGATGGGGCACTGTTTCTTGTCGTATAG
- a CDS encoding S1C family serine protease, with protein MGLFDDDFYSTKVSRRTRAFSKERRILSSKQTRRNWSSVRIAFISSSTSAIAAVLLFGLFFNGGVGGSAKVQAVSTAKMSGDSESLEIKTIQASAKVRPAVVSVINEQRQVFSMGVPNEEGEDSKAESKDSTEKNSLQQAGVGSGFIFKKENGKAYIMTNYHVTVDADALKVTLISGEQRAAKMVGEDQISDLAVLEIDDKGIDTVAEIGDSSALQPAEFVIAIGNPLGLGDSLSMGIVSKTRQIVPVSLNQDGNYDWEQEVIQVDASINQGNSGGPLINLDGQVVGINSMKISDIGVEGLGFAIPTNNAMPIVSDLLAKGYVPRPYLGVYTMDLAQYFAQQGGSAGGKAGGSKDGSVEEAEGAGQLILPEDVRAGVIVLEAVGPAKDAGLVFNDVIVKLDKQAVGSTMELRKYLYSKKHIGDKVEVTFYRDGKLTTAQLDLTDKVEE; from the coding sequence ATGGGATTATTCGATGACGATTTCTATTCGACGAAAGTATCCAGACGCACACGCGCCTTTAGCAAGGAGCGGCGCATCTTGTCGAGCAAGCAGACGAGGCGGAATTGGTCCAGCGTGCGCATTGCCTTTATCTCTTCATCTACGAGCGCAATAGCGGCTGTGCTGCTGTTCGGGCTGTTCTTTAATGGTGGAGTTGGCGGCAGTGCCAAAGTGCAGGCGGTTTCCACGGCGAAGATGTCGGGTGACAGCGAATCACTGGAAATAAAGACGATTCAGGCTTCGGCGAAGGTTAGGCCGGCAGTTGTCAGCGTGATTAATGAACAGCGGCAGGTTTTCAGCATGGGCGTTCCGAATGAAGAAGGCGAAGACAGCAAGGCTGAAAGCAAGGACAGCACGGAGAAGAACAGCTTGCAGCAGGCCGGCGTTGGTTCAGGGTTTATTTTCAAAAAAGAAAATGGCAAAGCCTATATTATGACAAACTATCATGTCACCGTCGATGCGGATGCGCTTAAAGTGACGCTCATTAGCGGCGAGCAGCGCGCGGCGAAAATGGTTGGCGAAGATCAAATTTCTGATCTGGCTGTTCTGGAAATCGACGACAAGGGCATTGATACCGTTGCGGAAATCGGCGATTCCTCTGCCCTGCAGCCGGCTGAATTCGTCATTGCCATCGGCAATCCGCTCGGATTGGGCGATTCCTTATCGATGGGTATCGTGAGCAAAACACGTCAAATCGTGCCTGTCTCGCTGAACCAGGATGGCAACTATGATTGGGAGCAAGAGGTTATTCAAGTGGATGCGTCCATCAACCAAGGCAACAGCGGCGGCCCGCTCATTAATCTCGATGGTCAGGTTGTCGGCATCAACAGCATGAAAATCTCCGATATCGGAGTGGAGGGTCTCGGCTTCGCCATTCCGACGAACAATGCGATGCCAATCGTAAGCGATTTGCTCGCAAAAGGCTATGTGCCGCGTCCGTATTTGGGCGTGTACACGATGGACTTGGCGCAATATTTTGCACAGCAGGGCGGCAGCGCTGGAGGTAAAGCGGGCGGTTCGAAGGATGGCAGCGTTGAAGAGGCTGAAGGAGCGGGGCAGCTTATTTTGCCGGAGGATGTCCGTGCTGGCGTCATCGTGCTGGAGGCGGTTGGTCCAGCGAAGGACGCTGGCCTCGTCTTCAACGATGTGATCGTCAAGCTGGATAAGCAGGCCGTTGGCAGTACGATGGAGCTGCGGAAGTACCTTTATTCCAAGAAGCATATCGGCGACAAGGTGGAAGTGACCTTCTACCGGGACGGCAAGCTGACGACGGCGCAATTGGATTTAACCGATAAGGTGGAAGAATAA
- a CDS encoding MBL fold metallo-hydrolase: MGLWFTVLASGSTGNGTIINNGDKMVLVDAGLSAKKMEELMKERGVFGHQLDALFVTHEHSDHIKGLGAFARKHELPIYANEATWGAMERHVGKIDADKRIVIETGDTLNFGSLQVQSFPISHDAAEPVGYTFVDQGVKLSLATDLGYMSDKVKQAIIDSDVLVLESNHDTEMLRMGRYPWNTKRRILSDVGHLSNVAAGEALCELLTDRTKRVYLAHLSLDHNLMDLAMLTVNNILEDNGIFFKKEDFPLRHTYHNKPTEWDEVKKK; the protein is encoded by the coding sequence ATGGGACTATGGTTTACAGTACTGGCAAGCGGTTCAACGGGGAATGGCACAATTATCAATAATGGCGACAAGATGGTACTCGTCGATGCGGGGCTTAGCGCCAAAAAAATGGAGGAGCTCATGAAGGAGCGCGGAGTGTTCGGCCATCAGCTGGATGCGCTGTTCGTCACGCATGAGCACTCCGATCATATTAAAGGGCTCGGCGCCTTTGCGCGCAAGCACGAGCTGCCTATTTATGCGAATGAAGCGACTTGGGGCGCGATGGAGCGGCATGTTGGCAAAATCGATGCCGATAAGCGCATCGTGATCGAGACAGGAGATACGCTTAATTTTGGATCGCTGCAAGTACAGTCTTTTCCGATTTCGCATGATGCTGCGGAGCCGGTTGGCTATACGTTCGTCGATCAGGGCGTTAAGCTGAGTCTGGCGACCGACCTTGGTTATATGAGCGATAAGGTGAAGCAGGCGATCATCGATTCGGATGTGCTGGTGCTGGAATCCAATCATGATACGGAGATGCTTCGTATGGGGCGTTATCCATGGAATACGAAACGGCGCATTTTAAGCGACGTCGGACATTTATCCAATGTAGCGGCTGGGGAAGCGCTTTGCGAGCTGCTGACTGACCGGACAAAACGGGTGTATTTGGCCCATCTTAGCCTTGATCATAATTTAATGGACTTAGCGATGCTAACCGTTAATAATATATTAGAAGACAACGGGATTTTCTTCAAAAAAGAGGACTTCCCCCTGCGGCATACGTATCACAACAAGCCTACTGAATGGGACGAAGTGAAGAAGAAATAA
- the yycI gene encoding two-component system regulatory protein YycI, translating into MDWSRAKSVLIGSFLLLNILLGYQVWLEVREQLDINNHSAELPPDTVAVMKQKRIELNANLPLETPSMRDLTYQLKSLSLEKQEIVKLETPVDRRIVFSQKDLLAALGNQIPDIEQYAFDPLGSKAGVFVLYRMVDNRPLFEVKLELYYSNQKITGFKQSRIEVLDSNDAKQQTVLPAAKAVAPFIERNLPDGSVITDIQLGYHGQTFDTDMQVSAPYWRVLVEDADRPYYIHAVSGEVAQDKEQ; encoded by the coding sequence TTGGATTGGAGCAGAGCGAAAAGTGTGCTAATCGGCAGCTTCCTGCTGCTTAATATTTTGCTTGGCTATCAGGTATGGCTGGAGGTGCGGGAGCAGCTGGACATTAACAATCACTCAGCGGAGCTTCCGCCAGACACCGTCGCGGTGATGAAGCAGAAGCGCATCGAGCTGAACGCCAACTTGCCGCTTGAAACGCCAAGCATGCGTGATTTAACCTACCAGCTCAAGTCGCTAAGTCTGGAGAAGCAGGAGATTGTGAAGCTGGAGACGCCAGTGGATAGACGTATCGTCTTCTCGCAAAAGGATTTGCTCGCTGCACTAGGCAATCAAATTCCTGATATTGAACAATACGCTTTCGATCCGCTCGGCAGCAAGGCAGGCGTATTCGTCTTGTACCGGATGGTCGATAACCGGCCGCTGTTCGAGGTCAAGCTGGAGCTGTATTACAGCAATCAGAAAATTACGGGTTTTAAGCAGTCGCGCATTGAGGTGCTGGACAGCAATGATGCGAAGCAGCAGACGGTGCTGCCGGCAGCGAAGGCGGTAGCGCCGTTCATTGAGCGGAATTTGCCGGATGGCTCGGTTATTACCGATATTCAGCTTGGCTATCATGGACAGACGTTTGATACGGACATGCAAGTATCCGCGCCTTATTGGCGAGTACTAGTAGAGGATGCGGACCGCCCTTATTATATCCATGCGGTAAGCGGTGAGGTTGCCCAGGATAAGGAGCAGTAG